The following proteins are encoded in a genomic region of Sphingobacteriales bacterium:
- a CDS encoding YegP family protein — MGKFVIKTQKDGQFVFRLLAGNGQEILRSEAYTTKPACLNGINSVKSNAADDGRYDRKVSTNGKPYFNLKAGNGQVIGTSELYESEAARDNGIESVKKNAPEAPTEDTTE, encoded by the coding sequence ATGGGAAAGTTTGTAATCAAAACTCAAAAAGACGGACAGTTTGTTTTCCGTCTGTTAGCCGGCAACGGCCAGGAAATTTTACGCAGTGAAGCCTATACCACCAAGCCTGCCTGCCTGAACGGCATTAATTCCGTCAAATCCAATGCAGCGGACGACGGGCGTTATGACCGCAAGGTATCCACGAACGGCAAGCCTTACTTTAACCTGAAAGCAGGGAACGGACAAGTCATAGGAACCAGCGAATTATATGAGAGTGAAGCAGCCAGAGATAATGGCATTGAGAGTGTCAAGAAGAATGCGCCTGAAGCACCGACAGAAGATACCACCGAATAA
- the rpiB gene encoding ribose 5-phosphate isomerase B has product MNFPAKIVIGSDHAGYEYKEAIKQYLAKNNMAITDVGTNSLESCDYPDYAHAAAGEIENGHVEYGILICGSANGVAITANKHRKIRAALCWQNEIARLARLHNDANIICLPARFATIDEALEMVHTFLTTGFEGGRHQKRVEKI; this is encoded by the coding sequence ATGAATTTTCCCGCAAAGATTGTAATAGGTTCAGACCATGCCGGTTATGAATACAAAGAAGCCATCAAGCAGTATCTCGCTAAAAACAACATGGCCATTACCGATGTCGGGACAAACAGTCTGGAAAGTTGTGATTATCCGGATTATGCCCATGCGGCAGCCGGGGAAATAGAGAACGGCCATGTGGAGTATGGAATACTGATTTGCGGTTCGGCCAATGGGGTGGCCATTACAGCCAATAAACACCGGAAAATCCGTGCGGCGCTATGCTGGCAAAATGAAATAGCCCGCTTGGCCCGCCTGCACAATGATGCGAATATCATTTGCCTGCCGGCGCGTTTTGCAACGATAGACGAAGCGCTGGAAATGGTACACACCTTTCTGACCACCGGTTTTGAAGGAGGCAGGCATCAGAAAAGGGTGGAAAAGATCTGA
- a CDS encoding Rrf2 family transcriptional regulator: protein MFSKACEYAIRATIYIAEQSQEHQRVSLKDIAREIDSPEAFTAKILQQLVKTNIIYSTKGASGGFETDVLKMKVVKLSDIVLAIDGDDIYKLCVLGLNDCSEEYPCPVHHKFKHIKKDIREMLENTNILEMSNGLKEGLTCLKF, encoded by the coding sequence ATGTTTTCCAAAGCTTGCGAATACGCCATCCGGGCAACCATCTACATCGCTGAACAGTCTCAGGAGCACCAACGTGTAAGCCTGAAAGATATAGCCCGGGAGATTGATTCTCCGGAAGCTTTTACCGCAAAAATTTTACAGCAACTGGTCAAAACCAACATCATCTATTCCACTAAAGGTGCCTCGGGTGGATTTGAAACAGATGTCTTGAAGATGAAAGTGGTGAAACTGTCCGATATCGTATTGGCCATTGACGGTGATGATATCTATAAACTTTGTGTTCTCGGATTAAACGATTGCTCTGAAGAATACCCCTGCCCCGTTCATCATAAGTTTAAACATATCAAAAAAGATATACGGGAAATGCTGGAGAATACGAATATTCTGGAAATGTCCAATGGGTTGAAAGAGGGACTGACCTGCCTTAAATTTTGA
- the nosZ gene encoding Sec-dependent nitrous-oxide reductase: MKKLNLKLVVCIAVFSAVSMTACRPKNVGSAVSGDAAKKTYVAPGKYDEFYNFVSGGFSGQMSVYGLPSARLLRVIPVFSVDPEKGWGYSEETKPMLNTSHGFVPWDDLHHVELSQTNGEINGKWVFGNANNTPRLARIDLRTFRTAEIIELPNSAGNHSSPFGTENSEYIVAGTRFSVPADNANGDVAISSYKQNFKGHISFVSINPENGGMNIAFQIKTPGVNFDLARCGRAKSHGWFFFSCYNTEQANTLLEVNASQKDKDFIMAVNWKKAEEYLKAGKGTKVPVKYAHNVYSDETHTATSTIKTEVTVLDASVLKDICYFIPCPKSPHGCDVDPTGEFIVGSGKLAALIPVFSFDKIQKAIADKSYDGEFEGIPVIKYESALYGEVKKPGLGPLHTEFDGKGNAYTSFFVSSEVVKWNIKDLKVVDRVPTFYSVGHLCVPGGNTRKPNPKYLIAYNKITKDRYLPTGPELAQSAQLYDISGEKMQLILDFPTIGEPHYAQALSADLITKNQVKIFKIEDNKHPYATKGEGESKVVRQGNKVHVYMTSVRSHFAPDNIEGVKMGDEVYFHVTNLEQDWDVPHGFAVKGANNAELLIMPGETQTLKWVPEKVGMFPMYCTDFCSALHQEMQGYVRVSPAGSNVPLTFHVGKTASAPEAAK, encoded by the coding sequence ATGAAGAAGTTAAATCTAAAACTGGTCGTTTGCATCGCTGTCTTTTCAGCGGTGTCCATGACCGCCTGCAGACCTAAAAACGTAGGAAGTGCGGTGAGTGGTGACGCAGCAAAAAAAACCTATGTGGCACCGGGAAAATATGACGAGTTCTACAACTTCGTGAGCGGTGGTTTCAGCGGGCAAATGTCTGTATATGGATTGCCGTCAGCACGTTTACTTCGTGTAATCCCCGTTTTCTCGGTAGATCCTGAGAAAGGCTGGGGTTACAGTGAAGAAACCAAACCCATGTTAAACACGTCTCATGGCTTTGTTCCCTGGGATGATTTGCACCATGTGGAACTTTCACAAACCAATGGAGAAATAAACGGAAAGTGGGTATTTGGCAATGCTAACAACACGCCCCGTTTAGCGCGTATTGATTTGAGAACTTTCCGCACAGCGGAGATTATTGAGTTACCCAACAGTGCCGGTAACCACAGTTCCCCTTTTGGTACAGAAAATTCAGAATACATAGTGGCTGGTACCCGCTTCAGTGTACCTGCAGACAATGCGAATGGAGACGTTGCAATCAGCTCCTACAAACAAAACTTCAAAGGGCATATCAGCTTCGTCAGCATCAATCCTGAGAACGGCGGAATGAATATCGCCTTCCAGATTAAAACACCGGGTGTCAATTTTGACCTTGCACGCTGCGGCAGAGCGAAATCACACGGATGGTTCTTCTTCTCCTGTTACAACACAGAACAGGCAAATACCCTGCTGGAAGTGAATGCTTCCCAGAAAGACAAAGACTTTATCATGGCGGTGAACTGGAAAAAGGCTGAGGAATACCTGAAAGCTGGAAAAGGCACAAAAGTTCCTGTTAAATATGCTCATAACGTATACAGCGATGAAACCCATACAGCTACCTCCACCATCAAGACGGAAGTAACCGTACTGGATGCTTCTGTTTTAAAGGATATCTGCTATTTCATTCCTTGTCCAAAATCACCGCACGGATGTGATGTTGACCCAACAGGTGAATTTATCGTAGGTAGCGGAAAACTGGCAGCGCTGATTCCGGTTTTCAGTTTTGATAAGATCCAGAAAGCCATTGCAGATAAATCCTACGACGGAGAATTTGAAGGCATTCCTGTCATCAAATATGAATCCGCCCTGTACGGTGAAGTCAAAAAACCGGGCTTAGGACCTCTGCATACGGAATTTGACGGAAAAGGAAACGCCTATACTTCATTCTTCGTTTCTTCTGAAGTGGTGAAATGGAATATAAAAGACTTGAAAGTGGTGGATCGCGTACCAACATTCTACTCTGTAGGACACTTATGTGTACCCGGTGGAAACACCAGAAAACCGAACCCGAAATACCTGATCGCCTACAACAAGATTACCAAGGACAGATATCTGCCAACCGGACCGGAGCTGGCTCAGAGTGCACAATTATATGACATCAGTGGTGAAAAGATGCAGCTGATTTTAGACTTCCCAACCATTGGCGAACCGCATTACGCACAAGCCTTATCTGCTGACCTGATTACCAAAAATCAGGTGAAAATCTTTAAAATTGAAGACAACAAGCATCCATACGCTACAAAGGGTGAGGGAGAATCTAAAGTGGTAAGACAAGGAAACAAAGTTCACGTCTATATGACTTCCGTGCGTTCCCACTTTGCACCGGATAATATTGAAGGTGTAAAAATGGGTGATGAAGTTTACTTCCACGTCACCAACCTGGAACAAGACTGGGATGTACCGCACGGATTTGCTGTAAAAGGTGCCAACAACGCTGAATTGCTGATCATGCCGGGTGAAACGCAGACACTGAAATGGGTGCCGGAGAAAGTGGGAATGTTCCCTATGTATTGTACAGACTTCTGCAGTGCCTTACATCAGGAGATGCAGGGATATGTCAGGGTTTCTCCAGCAGGAAGCAATGTACCGCTTACATTCCATGTGGGTAAAACGGCATCTGCTCCTGAAGCTGCCAAATAA
- a CDS encoding nitrous oxide reductase accessory protein NosL: MKNSSINKMSGASRVLILIAAAMLVVSIFVPLWRIDLDAPQYPEGLYLLIYTYKLAGNVDIINGLNHYIGMKTLHAEDFIEFTVLPYIIGVYALFTLIVALAARKKLLFVLLAAFALFGILSMIDFWRWEYDYGHNLDPNAAIIVPGMAYQPPLIGFKQLLNFGAFSMPSYGGWLFIASGICMLVAVFIETGVLKKFRKKSTVSSVLLFIVFTTALTSCSAQPKPVKLGIDQCHYCKMSISDARYPAEIITQKGKVYLFDDVHCVIGFLKENKDAKQSVKDIYLADYSGVHKFIKVTEAHLVKSEDFRSPMGGNIAAFENIDSLKKIMSEKNGVRVIWDDIIK, translated from the coding sequence ATGAAAAATAGTAGCATCAACAAAATGTCCGGTGCATCGAGAGTGCTGATACTGATTGCTGCAGCAATGCTGGTCGTTTCCATTTTTGTACCGTTATGGCGGATTGACCTGGATGCGCCTCAATATCCTGAAGGATTATACCTGCTGATATATACGTATAAATTAGCCGGAAATGTAGACATCATAAACGGCCTCAACCACTACATCGGAATGAAAACGTTACATGCCGAAGATTTTATTGAATTTACAGTACTCCCCTACATTATCGGTGTTTATGCACTTTTCACCCTGATTGTGGCATTGGCAGCCAGAAAAAAACTGCTTTTCGTCCTGTTGGCCGCTTTTGCCCTTTTCGGTATTTTATCCATGATTGATTTCTGGCGATGGGAATATGATTACGGGCACAACCTGGATCCGAATGCGGCCATCATCGTTCCGGGCATGGCCTATCAGCCTCCGCTGATCGGATTCAAGCAATTGCTGAATTTCGGAGCCTTCTCAATGCCTTCTTACGGCGGCTGGCTTTTTATTGCCAGCGGAATATGTATGCTGGTTGCTGTATTCATTGAAACTGGCGTCCTGAAAAAATTCAGGAAAAAAAGCACTGTTTCTTCCGTTCTTCTTTTTATCGTTTTTACTACGGCTCTTACTTCCTGTTCTGCCCAGCCTAAGCCGGTTAAACTGGGTATCGACCAGTGCCATTACTGTAAAATGTCAATAAGCGATGCCCGTTATCCCGCTGAAATCATTACCCAAAAGGGAAAGGTGTATCTTTTTGATGATGTACATTGCGTGATTGGCTTTCTGAAAGAAAACAAAGACGCAAAACAAAGCGTAAAAGATATCTATCTGGCCGACTATTCCGGTGTGCATAAATTTATCAAGGTTACAGAGGCGCATCTGGTAAAAAGCGAGGATTTCAGAAGTCCGATGGGGGGTAATATCGCTGCCTTTGAGAATATCGACAGTTTGAAAAAAATAATGTCAGAAAAAAATGGGGTGCGTGTGATTTGGGACGATATTATAAAATAA
- a CDS encoding Crp/Fnr family transcriptional regulator → MIDIDILLASGAKYKKVRKGEYLFHEGAVCNYYFQLVEGRVSWVNFDDEGKIFIQSILEPGECFGELPLFDDEPYAANAVAEVDSVIIQLPKLSFSQLLRNNFDIQVAFNRLLAQRVRYKFFILKEIACCSPEHRILTLLTYLSKKNNINNTEHFVVNYTRQQIAGMTGLRVETVIRVIRHLHDQGKLMIDKGKIIMPNHDYNHKIFA, encoded by the coding sequence ATGATAGATATTGACATATTACTGGCATCAGGCGCAAAATATAAGAAGGTGAGAAAAGGAGAATATCTTTTTCATGAAGGAGCTGTCTGTAACTATTACTTCCAGTTAGTGGAAGGAAGGGTGAGTTGGGTTAATTTCGATGATGAAGGGAAAATATTCATTCAGTCGATTTTAGAACCGGGTGAATGTTTTGGTGAATTGCCCCTGTTTGATGATGAACCCTATGCCGCTAACGCAGTTGCAGAGGTTGATTCTGTCATTATTCAGCTTCCTAAGCTATCCTTTTCACAGCTGCTTAGAAATAATTTTGATATTCAGGTTGCATTCAACAGGCTGTTAGCTCAAAGGGTAAGGTATAAGTTTTTTATACTGAAAGAAATAGCGTGCTGCAGTCCGGAACATAGGATCCTGACCTTACTGACGTACTTAAGTAAGAAGAATAATATAAATAATACGGAACATTTTGTGGTTAATTATACCAGACAGCAAATTGCCGGCATGACGGGACTGAGGGTGGAAACCGTAATACGCGTTATCCGGCATTTGCATGATCAGGGGAAATTAATGATAGATAAAGGAAAGATTATCATGCCAAATCATGATTACAATCATAAAATTTTCGCCTGA
- a CDS encoding ABC transporter permease subunit, whose protein sequence is MKKIIKFVIIDILRNKIVLFYTLFLLITSLSVFNLEDNTAKGLLSLLNLILFIVPLVSVIFSTIYIYNSAEFIELLVSQPLKRKNIWMSLFFGLAGSMTLAFFIGTGIPILLYEASPTGLMMLGIGCLITIIFVAISFLTAVNTRDKAKGIGIAILLWLYFALLFDGLVLFILFQFADYPLEKAVVAITAFNPIDLGRILILLRLDVSALMGYTGAVFKDFFGTSAGLTIAFATLLLWCIVPVWLSVLKFRKKDL, encoded by the coding sequence TTGAAGAAGATTATAAAATTTGTGATTATTGATATCCTGAGGAATAAAATCGTATTGTTCTATACGCTGTTTCTTTTAATTACCTCTTTGAGTGTTTTTAACCTGGAAGACAACACGGCAAAAGGATTGTTAAGTTTATTGAATCTGATTTTATTTATCGTCCCGTTAGTTTCCGTTATTTTTTCTACCATATATATATACAACAGTGCTGAGTTCATTGAATTGCTGGTCAGCCAGCCGCTCAAGCGGAAAAACATCTGGATGAGCCTGTTTTTCGGTCTCGCCGGGTCGATGACATTGGCATTTTTTATCGGAACCGGCATTCCCATCCTACTGTATGAGGCATCCCCCACCGGCCTGATGATGCTGGGTATCGGATGTTTGATTACCATTATTTTTGTAGCCATTTCATTTCTTACTGCTGTGAACACCAGGGATAAGGCAAAAGGCATTGGAATTGCCATTCTGCTGTGGTTGTATTTTGCATTATTGTTCGACGGATTGGTTTTATTTATCCTGTTCCAGTTTGCAGACTATCCCCTGGAAAAGGCAGTCGTGGCTATTACAGCCTTTAATCCGATCGACCTTGGAAGGATTTTAATCTTATTGCGTCTCGATGTCTCTGCCCTGATGGGTTACACAGGAGCCGTCTTTAAGGATTTTTTTGGCACCTCTGCCGGTTTGACAATTGCATTTGCCACATTGTTGCTTTGGTGTATTGTGCCCGTTTGGTTATCCGTACTCAAATTCAGAAAAAAAGATTTATAG
- a CDS encoding group III truncated hemoglobin: MKKDIKNRKDIELLVNKFYDKVKADKSISHFFTDTVHVNWKQHLPVMYDFWENIVFFTGAYEGNPMTLHHHLSKISTLKKSHFKRWNKLFNLSVDELFEGEKAELIKNRAVRISTILQNNIFSK, translated from the coding sequence ATGAAGAAAGATATTAAAAACAGGAAGGATATTGAATTGCTGGTCAATAAATTTTATGACAAAGTAAAAGCTGACAAATCAATCAGTCATTTTTTTACAGACACGGTACATGTTAACTGGAAGCAACACCTGCCCGTCATGTATGATTTCTGGGAAAACATTGTATTTTTTACAGGTGCCTACGAAGGCAACCCCATGACCCTGCACCATCATCTCAGTAAGATATCCACACTTAAGAAAAGCCATTTTAAACGCTGGAATAAGCTCTTTAACCTATCCGTGGATGAATTATTTGAAGGGGAAAAAGCAGAACTTATTAAGAATCGGGCTGTCAGGATTTCAACCATTTTACAAAACAACATCTTTTCAAAATAA
- a CDS encoding nitrous oxide reductase family maturation protein NosD, whose product MYNLLCNILLLSSFPVFANTYHVGKQYGMQTIQQAIDLSSDGDTVMVDAGIYHEKNLLINKAICLKGINHPVLDGEDKYEIISVKSNHVTIDGFKIIHSGMGTLEDPAGIKIYNNHHVSIINNILDDTFFGIYIQYGTNCIIKNNTLQSYAVKEQQIGNGIHAWKCDSLQIIGNKISGHRDGIYFEFVTNSIIWRNISTNNIRYGLHFMFSNNDAYITNVFKNNGAGVAVMFTHGVKMFNNLFEENWGDAAYGLLLKEISDSYLVGNRFIRNTSGIFMEGVSRVQMENNLFRNNGWAMKIQASCMDITVTENNFISNTFDVGTNGSLVLNTFNNNYWDKYEGYDLNKDKLGDIPFRPVSLFSMILEKMPPAMMLFRSFMVTILDKTEKIIPSITPENLKDDSPLMKALPL is encoded by the coding sequence ATGTATAATCTGCTGTGCAATATATTGCTGTTGTCTTCATTTCCTGTATTTGCCAATACTTATCATGTAGGTAAGCAATACGGAATGCAAACCATACAGCAGGCCATTGATCTGTCTTCTGACGGAGATACGGTAATGGTTGACGCAGGGATCTATCATGAAAAAAACCTTCTTATCAATAAAGCCATCTGTTTAAAAGGCATCAACCACCCTGTTTTAGACGGTGAAGACAAATATGAGATCATATCCGTTAAATCGAATCATGTGACCATTGACGGATTTAAGATCATACATTCGGGAATGGGAACCCTGGAAGACCCTGCCGGCATAAAAATATATAACAATCATCACGTTTCCATCATCAATAACATACTCGATGATACGTTTTTCGGCATCTATATACAATACGGAACCAACTGCATCATCAAGAACAATACCCTGCAGTCATATGCCGTCAAAGAACAGCAGATCGGCAACGGCATTCACGCCTGGAAATGTGACAGCCTGCAGATTATCGGCAATAAAATAAGCGGCCACCGGGATGGAATCTATTTTGAATTTGTCACCAACTCCATCATCTGGAGAAATATTTCCACCAACAATATCCGTTACGGATTGCATTTTATGTTTTCCAACAATGACGCTTACATTACCAATGTCTTCAAAAACAATGGTGCGGGCGTTGCCGTCATGTTCACACACGGGGTGAAAATGTTTAACAACCTGTTTGAAGAAAACTGGGGCGATGCCGCTTACGGATTATTGCTTAAGGAAATTTCAGACAGCTACCTGGTAGGCAACCGTTTTATCCGTAATACCAGCGGTATATTCATGGAAGGTGTCAGCCGCGTTCAGATGGAGAACAATCTGTTCCGGAATAACGGCTGGGCCATGAAAATACAGGCCAGCTGTATGGATATCACCGTTACTGAAAATAATTTCATCAGCAACACGTTTGATGTAGGTACAAACGGTTCATTGGTGCTGAATACCTTCAATAACAATTATTGGGATAAATATGAAGGATATGATCTGAATAAAGACAAGCTCGGCGATATACCCTTCAGGCCAGTCAGCTTATTTTCCATGATACTGGAAAAGATGCCGCCGGCTATGATGCTGTTCCGCAGTTTCATGGTCACCATCCTGGACAAGACGGAAAAAATAATACCGAGCATCACGCCGGAAAACCTGAAAGACGATTCACCTTTAATGAAAGCTCTGCCACTATGA
- a CDS encoding cytochrome c, translating into MRKLLIIISMGAISAFFAGCNSNSGGESTAETTTETPQATTTENGNPSYDPNRGEGKFTKVELGATLDAAMATEGEKVSNVKCSSCHKLTDEKLVGPGWKGVTTRRTPEWIMNFITNTDAMLDKDPAAQAQLEICLVRMPNQSLTNDDARHLLEFMRKNDGVK; encoded by the coding sequence ATGAGAAAGCTACTTATTATCATTTCAATGGGAGCCATATCCGCATTTTTTGCCGGTTGTAACTCCAACTCAGGAGGCGAAAGCACTGCCGAAACGACTACTGAAACGCCTCAGGCAACTACAACCGAAAATGGGAATCCCTCTTATGACCCGAACAGAGGAGAAGGAAAATTTACTAAAGTGGAACTAGGCGCAACGCTGGATGCCGCCATGGCGACAGAAGGGGAAAAGGTATCTAATGTAAAATGTTCTTCCTGTCATAAACTGACGGATGAAAAATTAGTCGGTCCGGGCTGGAAAGGTGTTACTACCCGTCGCACTCCAGAATGGATCATGAATTTCATTACCAATACTGACGCAATGTTAGACAAAGACCCTGCAGCACAGGCACAGTTGGAAATCTGTTTGGTCAGAATGCCTAATCAAAGTCTTACAAATGATGATGCCAGACATTTGCTTGAATTCATGCGTAAAAATGACGGAGTAAAATAA
- a CDS encoding ABC transporter ATP-binding protein — translation MITVSNVIKKFSKLTALDNVSVTCHKGECIALIGPNGSGKTTLIKSILGMVVPDSGTISFNESNIAHDWKYRRHIGYMPQIGRYPENMTIGQVFDMMKSIRKDETSQQDEELYLEFGLDKLKDKRMRTLSGGTRQKVSASLAFLFNPDVLILDEPTAGLDPLASELLKEKISREKEKGKLILITSHILSELDDLVTHIIFMQEGKLKFRKTVEELRSDTGELKLSKAIANIMLNAAP, via the coding sequence ATGATTACCGTATCCAATGTGATAAAGAAATTCAGCAAACTGACCGCTTTGGATAATGTCTCCGTGACCTGTCATAAAGGAGAATGCATCGCATTGATCGGACCTAACGGAAGCGGCAAAACCACCCTGATAAAAAGCATTCTGGGAATGGTGGTTCCGGACAGCGGCACGATTTCGTTCAATGAAAGTAACATAGCGCACGACTGGAAATACCGCAGGCATATCGGTTATATGCCGCAAATCGGACGATATCCGGAAAACATGACCATCGGTCAGGTATTTGACATGATGAAGAGTATACGAAAAGACGAAACCTCCCAACAGGATGAAGAATTATATTTAGAATTCGGATTAGACAAACTTAAAGATAAACGTATGCGAACGCTGTCCGGCGGTACTAGGCAGAAAGTAAGCGCATCGCTGGCTTTCCTGTTCAATCCGGATGTACTTATACTCGACGAACCTACAGCAGGATTAGACCCTCTGGCATCAGAACTTTTAAAAGAAAAGATCAGCAGGGAAAAAGAAAAGGGGAAGTTAATTTTAATCACCTCTCATATCCTCAGCGAACTGGACGATTTGGTAACACATATCATTTTCATGCAGGAAGGGAAATTAAAATTCCGAAAAACGGTAGAAGAGCTGAGAAGTGATACCGGTGAATTAAAGTTATCGAAGGCAATAGCCAATATCATGTTAAATGCGGCACCTTGA
- a CDS encoding DNA polymerase IV, with amino-acid sequence MNSFFASCEQQTNYWLRGRPVAVCVYTGKYGCVIAPSIEAKKKGIKLGVRLNDAMKLCPDLVPLETNPDKYRTFHARIMNILKRYSEDVIPRSIDEAVVDLTSYKNIYPDVVEVAKKIKRDINEEVGDWLKCSIGIAPNAFLAKLASDIQKPDGLTVIDPENIDSVLKKLELTDFPGISKGMKNRLNKAGIYTPLELRYSTPEKLKAACKSIVGVYWYHRLHFQEVDLRTTEEYKNMSAMRMVSKEQRKDVQNLYDILSMLCLTLEKRMMKKQLFCKHVMFYIRYEDGSSYDDHFHTEQPLQDGMEIYHILEERMKAYRQRNHLTEKIINPNVTSIGVVIQDFIDEEIIQLNIFDNSHIRNNKLRKTVYQIKDKYGLKTIKRASELRDEDAVDDVIGFGSIKDVNNGEYG; translated from the coding sequence ATGAACAGTTTCTTTGCCAGCTGTGAGCAGCAGACTAATTACTGGCTGCGGGGCCGTCCGGTGGCCGTTTGTGTGTACACGGGAAAATACGGTTGTGTGATTGCACCCTCCATTGAGGCAAAGAAAAAAGGCATTAAGCTGGGTGTGCGTTTAAATGATGCCATGAAGCTTTGCCCGGACCTGGTGCCGCTGGAAACCAATCCCGATAAATACCGCACCTTCCACGCCCGCATCATGAATATCCTGAAACGGTATTCGGAGGATGTCATCCCGCGCAGTATTGATGAAGCGGTGGTCGATTTAACCAGCTACAAAAACATTTACCCGGATGTGGTGGAAGTGGCCAAGAAGATAAAACGGGATATTAATGAGGAAGTCGGCGACTGGCTGAAGTGCTCAATCGGTATTGCGCCGAACGCATTTCTGGCCAAACTGGCTTCCGATATACAAAAGCCGGACGGCCTGACGGTGATTGACCCGGAAAATATCGATTCCGTGCTGAAAAAGCTGGAACTAACCGATTTCCCGGGGATTTCCAAAGGTATGAAAAACCGACTGAACAAAGCCGGCATCTACACACCGCTCGAACTTCGTTATTCCACCCCTGAAAAGCTGAAAGCCGCCTGCAAAAGCATTGTCGGTGTGTACTGGTACCACCGCCTGCATTTTCAGGAAGTGGACCTTCGAACGACGGAAGAATACAAGAACATGTCTGCCATGAGAATGGTGTCTAAAGAACAACGGAAGGACGTACAGAATCTGTATGATATTTTGAGCATGCTGTGCCTGACATTGGAAAAACGGATGATGAAGAAGCAACTCTTCTGCAAACATGTTATGTTTTATATACGTTATGAAGACGGCAGCAGCTATGACGATCATTTTCATACTGAACAACCTTTGCAGGACGGCATGGAAATATACCATATTCTTGAGGAAAGGATGAAGGCGTACAGGCAAAGAAACCACCTGACGGAAAAAATCATCAATCCCAATGTAACAAGCATAGGTGTAGTGATACAGGATTTTATCGATGAAGAGATAATTCAGTTAAACATTTTTGACAACTCACACATCAGAAACAATAAGCTGCGAAAAACCGTCTATCAGATAAAAGACAAATACGGGCTGAAAACCATCAAGCGTGCTTCCGAACTGCGGGATGAAGATGCGGTGGATGATGTAATAGGATTCGGTAGCATTAAAGATGTGAACAACGGCGAATACGGATAG
- the ric gene encoding iron-sulfur cluster repair di-iron protein, whose amino-acid sequence MNITDENKIGELVALNYRTASVFKKHKIDFCCKGNRSIKEVCDDKKIDMNALMHELKNAVKQDDSGSVDFNSWDLDLLADYIEKKHHRYVEEHIPMLQQYLHKLCRVHGDRHPELLEINEHFNQCSGALTAHMKKEELVLFPYIRKMVKSKQTHDNLATPHFGTVENPVRMMMHEHDVEGERFRTIARLSNQYTPPDDACNTYRVTYNLLQEFENDLHLHIHLENNILFPKAVELESFLNVPVQ is encoded by the coding sequence ATGAACATTACTGACGAAAATAAAATCGGAGAACTGGTGGCTCTGAACTACCGAACCGCCTCCGTATTCAAAAAACACAAGATAGACTTTTGCTGCAAGGGCAACCGGAGCATCAAAGAAGTGTGCGACGACAAAAAAATAGATATGAATGCCCTCATGCATGAATTAAAAAATGCAGTAAAACAGGATGATTCCGGTTCCGTTGATTTTAACTCATGGGACTTGGATTTGCTGGCGGATTATATCGAAAAGAAACACCACCGTTATGTAGAAGAACACATCCCGATGCTGCAGCAGTACCTCCATAAATTATGCAGGGTTCATGGTGACCGGCATCCGGAACTGCTGGAAATCAACGAACACTTCAATCAGTGTTCAGGCGCACTTACTGCTCACATGAAGAAAGAAGAATTGGTATTATTCCCTTATATCCGAAAAATGGTGAAATCCAAACAAACACATGACAACCTGGCTACTCCGCATTTCGGAACGGTAGAGAACCCCGTTCGCATGATGATGCATGAACACGATGTGGAAGGCGAACGTTTCAGGACAATCGCCCGATTAAGCAATCAGTATACTCCGCCGGACGACGCCTGCAACACTTACAGGGTGACCTATAACCTGTTACAGGAATTTGAGAACGATTTACACTTGCACATTCACCTGGAAAATAATATCTTATTTCCTAAAGCGGTGGAATTGGAATCTTTTCTCAACGTACCTGTTCAATAA